In Rhinolophus sinicus isolate RSC01 linkage group LG01, ASM3656204v1, whole genome shotgun sequence, the genomic stretch CCACCCGTGGCTGCTGCCGCTGTGGTGCTACGCGTCGGGCGTGCTGCTGACCTTCGCTATGAGCTGCACGGCGCACGTGTTCAGCTGCCTGTCACTGCGCCTGCGCGCCGCCTTCTTCTACCTGGACTACGCGTCCATCAGCTACTACGGCTTTGGCAGCACGGTGGCCTACTACTACTACCTGCTGCCGGGCCTGAGTTTGTTGGACGCCCGAGTGATGACCCCTTATGTGCAGCAGCGCCTGGGCTGGCACGTGGACTGCACGCGCCTCATCGCCGCCTACCGCGCGCTGGTGCTGCCCGTGGCCTTTGTGCTGGCCGTGGCCTGCACCGTGGCCTGCTGCAAGAGCCGCACTGACTGGTGCTCTTACCCGTTCGCGCTGCGCACCTTTGTCTTCGTCATGCCGCTTAGTATGGCCTGTCCCATCATGCTCGAGAGCTGGCTCTTTGACCTGCGCGGCGAGAACCCCACGCTCTTCGTGCACTTCTACCGGCGCTACTTCTGGCTGGTGGTGGCCGCCTTCTTCAACGTGAGCAAGATCCCCGAGCGCATCCAGCCTGGCCTGTTTGACATTATCGGCCACAGCCACCAGTTGTTCCATAT encodes the following:
- the PAQR9 gene encoding membrane progestin receptor epsilon isoform X1 encodes the protein MPRRLQPRGAGTKGLPATTQAALETSSRPKPSASGDPPASAKPLLRWDEVPDDFVECFILSGYRRLPCTAQECLASVLKPTNETLNFWTHFIPLLLFLSKFCRLFFLSGRDVPFHHPWLLPLWCYASGVLLTFAMSCTAHVFSCLSLRLRAAFFYLDYASISYYGFGSTVAYYYYLLPGLSLLDARVMTPYVQQRLGWHVDCTRLIAAYRALVLPVAFVLAVACTVACCKSRTDWCSYPFALRTFVFVMPLSMACPIMLESWLFDLRGENPTLFVHFYRRYFWLVVAAFFNVSKIPERIQPGLFDIIGHSHQLFHIFTFLSIYDQVYYVEEGLRQFLKAPPAAPTFSGTVGYMLLLVVCLGLVIRKFLNNSEFYSKK